A single window of Narcine bancroftii isolate sNarBan1 chromosome 13, sNarBan1.hap1, whole genome shotgun sequence DNA harbors:
- the LOC138748909 gene encoding protein phosphatase 1 regulatory subunit 29-like → MAPVRLWAAIVLLSQFGKVCGDCWLIEGEKGYVWLAICSQNQPPYETIPQHINSTVLDLRLNENKLKVLLYSSLSRFGNLTDLNLTKNEISYIEDGAFLVQSNLRVLQLGYNKLTNLTENMFRGLTRLEYMYVQHNLIESISVNSFWECPNLISIDLSANKLARLEGNTFTSLSGLMVCELAGNPFNCSCELVGFLNWLTEFNNVTKTYDRLQCESPAEYAGYPLLSPRPNSHRNAITLLASSCRNGVKIVPFSTPVASKDPETYSSGINPAEFSSTEPITTFTLDTSNSPTIKLHHVTITGATLVVQIPSPYSRMYILVQYNNSYVSDVTNLRNRKEYIKLEKLKALTDYTFCVASIQKSQRFNHTCLTFATRGRMITQPSNSSTTTHYIMTILGCLFGMVIVLGVVYYCLRKRRIQEEKQKSINVKKTILEMRYGPESETTSMIHQMQKFHEQPISVSRMSSLPSVSGEKGQFKPMDINETPRTTKGNYIEVRTGETLERNEEEAKQADNGQGSTAEISTIAQEVDKVNQIINNCIDALKLDSAAFIGTDSEVSIDRQITPSTSSSQLERPGFLSSTFKEGVYPLQHQSSADAARKRCSISSSGSGKSTRVFSLDLPDPPSKAESKYIEKSAPAPTSLKRLPSAAAGEVHHLEVQQTYHCSEHRHSFPALYYEEHGDSLNQRSALLKPLSRSKRDSAYSQLSPRHQFSGYSSSPEYSSESTHKIWERFRPYKKHPREEVYMAAGHALRKKVQFAQNEDLHDILDYWKGVSAQQKM, encoded by the coding sequence ATGGCCCCGGTCAGGCTGTGGGCTGCAATTGTCCTCTTGAGCCAGTTCGGAAAAGTATGTGGGGATTGCTGGCTGATTGAAGGGGAGAAGGGCTATGTTTGGCTGGCCATCTGCAGTCAGAATCAGCCCCCTTATGAGACGATACCTCAGCACATCAACAGCACTGTGCTGGACCTCCGTCTGAATGAGAACAAGCTGAAGGTTCTCCTCTACAGTTCACTCAGTCGTTTTGGCAACTTAACGGACCTGAACCTGACGAAAAATGAGATTAGTTACATTGAAGATGGGGCATTTTTGGTTCAGTCAAACTTGCGTGTGCTCCAGTTGGGCTACAACAAGCTGACGAACCTCACAGAGAACATGTTCCGTGGGCTAACCAGGTTGGAGTATATGTACGTCCAACACAACTTGATCGAGAGCATCTCTGTCAACAGTTTCTGGGAGTGCCCTAACCTCATCAGTATTGACCTGTCCGCCAACAAGCTGGCCAGGCTGGAGGGCAACACCTTCACCAGCCTCAGTGGCCTTATGGTGTGTGAGCTGGCTGGCAATCCTTTCAACTGCTCCTGCGAGCTCGTTGGCTTTCTCAACTGGCTCACTGAATtcaacaatgtcaccaagacctACGACCGCCTTCAGTGCGAGAGTCCAGCAGAATATGCTGGCTACCCCCTCCTGAGCCCGAGACCCAACAGCCACCGGAACGCCATCACCCTCCTCGCTTCCTCCTGTCGGAATGGGGTGAAGATTGTTCCATTTTCCACGCCCGTGGCTTCCAAAGATCCGGAGACCTATTCTTCGGGAATTAACCCAGCAGAATTCTCTTCCACGGAACCAATTACCACATTTACGTTGGACACTTCCAACAGCCCGACCATCAAACTGCACCATGTGACCATCACTGGGGCCACACTTGTGGTACAGATTCCTTCTCCTTACAGTAGAATGTATATTCTCGTCCAGTACAACAATAGCTACGTTTCTGATGTCACAAATCTACGCAATAGGAAGGAATACATAAAGTTAGAGAAACTGAAGGCCCTGACTGATTATACCTTCTGTGTGGCTTCCATTCAGAAGTCCCAGAGATTCAACCACACATGTTTAACATTTGCAACTCGAGGGAGGATGATAACTCAGCCCTCCAATTCTTCCACCACCACGCATTACATTATGACCATTCTGGGGTGTTTGTTTGGCATGGTGATCGTCCTAGGTGTGGTCTACTACTGTCTCCGGAAACGAAGGATTCAGGAAGAAAAGCAAAAGTCCATCAACGTTAAGAAAACCATCTTGGAGATGAGATATGGACCTGAATCCGAGACCACCAGCATGATACATCAGATGCAGAAGTTCCACGAGCAGCCCATCTCAGTGTCGAggatgtcctctctgccatcagtgtCAGGGGAGAAAGGGCAGTTCAAGCCAATGGATATAAATGAGACTCCCAGGACCACCAAGGGCAACTATATTGAAGTCCGCACTGGGGAGACCTTAGAACGCAATGAGGAGGAGGCCAAACAGGCAGACAATGGACAAGGGTCAACTGCGGAAATCTCTACCATTGCCCAAGAAGTggacaaagtcaatcagatcaTCAACAACTGCATCGACGCTTTGAAGTTGGATTCTGCCGCATTTATAGGCACTGATTCTGAGGTGTCCATTGATCGTCAGATCACACCGAGCACCTCCTCCTCTCAGTTGGAGAGACCCGGCTTCCTCTCATCCACCTTCAAAGAAGGGGTTTACCCACTGCAGCATCAGAGCAGCGCGGATGCCGCCAGGAAACGTTGCAGTATCTCCTCCAGCGGCTCCGGGAAGAGCACGCGCGTCTTCAGCCTCGACCTTCCCGACCCTCCTTCCAAGGCCGAGTCAAAATACATCGAGAAGAGCGCGCCGGCCCCCACCTCCTTAAAGCGTCTTCCTTCGGCGGCAGCGGGAGAAGTCCACCATCTGGAGGTACAGCAAACCTACCACTGCAGTGAGCACCGCCACTCCTTCCCTGCCTTATACTATGAAGAACACGGGGACAGTTTAAACCAGAGGTCCGCGTTATTAAAGCCACTTTCCCGATCCAAAAGGGACTCCGCCTACTCCCAGCTCTCTCCCAGGCACCAGTTCTCTGGATATTCTTCCAGCCCGGAGTATTCATCGGAAAGCACTCACAAGATCTGGGAGAGATTCCGTCCCTATAAAAAGCATCCACGGGAGGAGGTGTATATGGCCGCTGGACATGCCTTGCGGAAAAAAGTTCAGTTTGCTCAGAATGAAGACTTGCACGATATTTTAGATTATTGGAAAGGTGTATCTGCTCAACAGAAAATGTGA